The following are from one region of the Gambusia affinis linkage group LG02, SWU_Gaff_1.0, whole genome shotgun sequence genome:
- the nrn1lb gene encoding neuritin 1-like b, which translates to MKSRPGAAAVLLPIALCLSLAPVCLGAAIPAACGTIYKSFAQCLISLGDSLVETQKDQSTQDIDSICRSWNTFHVCASSALAGCPGEAAAIWESLRQESRKAQFSGNLYDMCASRTTLPPSSLPAPDSSATSDQTNKETLKGHGHKHGSASISVLLPVCSVLLLLSLRS; encoded by the exons ATGAAGTCCCGTCCAGGAGCTGCGGCCGTGCTGCTGCCCATCGCTCTCTGCCTCA gttTGGCTCCGGTGTGTTTGGGAGCTGCCATCCCCGCTGCGTGTGGAACCATCTACAAGAGCTTTGCTCAGTGTCTCATCTCACTCGGGGACAGTTTGGTGGAAACACAGAAAGACCAGAGCACACAGGACATCGACTCaatctgcag GTCCTGGAATACTTTCCATGTCTGTGCCAGCTCCGCCCTGGCCGGCTGCccaggagaagcagcagctaTCTGGGAGTCTCTGAGACAAGAGTCCAGGAAGGCCCAGTTTTCTGGAAACCTTTATGACATGTGCGCCAGCCGAACCACTCTCCCCCCCAGCTCTCTGCCTGCACCCGACAGCTCTGCCACCTCGGACCAGACGAACAAGGAGACTCTGAAGGGCCATGGACACAAACACGGCTCCGCCAGCATCTCAGTGCTGCTGCCTGTGTGCAgcgttctgctgctgctgtccctCAGGAGTTAG
- the thap11 gene encoding THAP domain-containing protein 11 encodes MPGFTCCVPGCYNNSHRDKDLRFYTFPKDPSLREQWLRNISRAGVSGCFSTFQPTTGHRVCSVHFAGGRKTYIVRVPSLFPLRGVNERRSRRGRGKKLSSSAPAPGIVATSVLGNTTGVVEGTTGGEAGDDSITVVQIGNNGEYLGTARLPAQAVVPCNCAPQSMVELKVEDLTGDSVGNHQQRSVQYLSVTSSPLDHSYSLTTGTTSAELLRKLNEQRDIIALMEVKMKEMKATIRQLRVAEARLLEEVRERDRLLSSSPMAGNSRKKN; translated from the coding sequence ATGCCCGGGTTCACTTGCTGTGTCCCCGGCTGCTACAACAACTCGCACCGGGACAAGGACCTGCGCTTTTACACGTTCCCCAAGGACCCCTCTCTGAGGGAGCAGTGGCTGCGGAACATCTCCCGGGCCGGGGTCAGCGGCTGCTTCAGCACCTTCCAGCCCACCACCGGCCACCGCGTCTGCAGCGTGCACTTCGCCGGCGGAAGGAAGACGTACATCGTCCGGGTGCCGTCTCTCTTCCCCCTGCGGGGCGTCAATGAGCGCAGGAGTCGGCGGGGCAGAGGGAAGAAGTTGTCCAGCTCGGCCCCTGCCCCCGGGATCGTCGCTACCAGCGTGCTGGGGAACACGACGGGCGTCGTCGAGGGCACCACCGGAGGAGAGGCCGGCGACGATAGCATCACCGTGGTTCAGATAGGCAACAACGGGGAGTACTTGGGCACGGCGCGTCTTCCCGCGCAGGCAGTGGTACCCTGTAACTGCGCCCCGCAGAGTATGGTGGAGCTTAAAGTTGAAGACTTAACCGGGGACTCCGTGGGCAACCACCAGCAGCGGTCCGTCCAGTACCTGAGTGTGACCAGCAGCCCGCTGGACCACTCCTACTCCCTGACCACCGGCACCACGTCTGCAGAGCTGCTGCGGAAGCTGAACGAGCAGCGGGACATCATCGCGCTGATGGAGGTGAAGATGAAGGAGATGAAGGCGACCATCCGCCAGCTGCGAGTGGCTGAGGCCAGGTTGCTGGAGGAGGTGCGGGAGCGAGACCGGCTGCTGAGCAGCAGCCCGATGGCTGGGAACTCCCGGAAGAAAAATTGA